Part of the Streptomyces sp. NBC_01460 genome, TCACGCGGTCGTTCGGTTTCGCTTTGAGGGGGGCCTCATCAACCGAACGGGCAGGGGGGTTTTCTGTGCTCGGAATACGCTTGCGCAACGCCTGAGTCGTGATGGCATCCGCTGCCGTGGTCACGCTCGCCGCCAGTCCGTCCGCTTGGGCCTGGGAGACGAATGCGACCACCATGTGGGGTGATAACGACACGTCGCAGGAATGGGTCGACGAGTCCTACAACGAGATCAATTTCAAGGACTTTCACACGGCGACGACCGAATGGATCCAGGTCGAGCGCTGGGAGTTGGTCACCTGGGGACAGGACACTCAGCGCGATAAATTCAGATTCACCAACTGCTTCAACGGCACGGACGCCGTCAGCACGGACACGCAGTCCGGCCTCCCGTACGGCACGTACTACTTCGAAACGGTGCTGCGTGCGTCAGTTGCGTGGTAAGTGTCAGGAAGATCGTCGTGGACACGACTCAGGCTGACTGATCCCGCCGCGCCGCTGCGCCTCCGCGCAGCGGCCCGCCTTGCATTTCTTCGAGGCTCCATGCGTTTCTTCACCGCACTACGCACCAATGCCGCCGTGCTGGCTCTGCCGGTGACCGGTCTCTTCTTCGCCTACGTCTTTTTCGCGACCAAGGGGAGAATGAGTCATTTCGCTTCTCTTCCCTGGCCGGCCGAGGCTGCCGCCTTCGCCATACACGCGCCAGTTCCTCTGGCTGCCGCCGCGGCCGCAGGACTGGCCGCGGTGGAGGCGACCCGGCTACGGGCGCTCGGAGTGTGGGAGACGGGTCCCGCACGCTCCGCCGTGCGCATCGCGGTCCAGCCGGTCTTCTTCGTCGTGCTCACCATGGCGACCCTGATGGCCTGCGTCACGGCGGGTGCGTTGTCGATCGCGGGAGCGGCTCCCGACATATACGTGCTGCAACTGTTCGGCATGGTCGTGGTCCTGCTCACCGCGCACGCGGTCATCGGGTTCCTCCTCGGGCAACGTTTCCATGCGCTGTACTCCGCACCGCTCGTGTCCATAGCCGTGTTCGTCGGAATCAGCTTCCCCTTGGGCACGAGCAACTGGTGGGCGCACCACGTGACCGGGGCCATCGGCCGGATAAGCTTCGGTGAGGCGTACTCCCTCCCCATGACGATCGCCGCCGTTGTGCCGACGGTCTGCCTGGCCCTCGCCCTCGTCGTGGCCATCGGCCCGCGACGGATCCGTGTGGGCGCCGTGGTGCTGTCCCTCGCCATCGCCGCCAGTGGTCTGCTGGGCGCCTACGCCATCACCCGGGAGTGGAGCTCGTTCGCTCCTG contains:
- a CDS encoding magnesium transporter, which encodes MRFFTALRTNAAVLALPVTGLFFAYVFFATKGRMSHFASLPWPAEAAAFAIHAPVPLAAAAAAGLAAVEATRLRALGVWETGPARSAVRIAVQPVFFVVLTMATLMACVTAGALSIAGAAPDIYVLQLFGMVVVLLTAHAVIGFLLGQRFHALYSAPLVSIAVFVGISFPLGTSNWWAHHVTGAIGRISFGEAYSLPMTIAAVVPTVCLALALVVAIGPRRIRVGAVVLSLAIAASGLLGAYAITREWSSFAPVAEGLAPVTCEGGAPEVCMPAAGSEDLGEVQTELAGMTTRLRARGIISEIPTRVTDITVSRTRQSDTAGKEWTLDLAAGSPGGVPWDGVAIGVVGMPCRTPDWNTLHYSTLWTARTMGVADDYLAWLSRESRSFRTGDGKEQLLAEMDRVNALPPDEQKTWYVEQLRLSCQGGRSG